In one window of Arachis ipaensis cultivar K30076 chromosome B06, Araip1.1, whole genome shotgun sequence DNA:
- the LOC110263404 gene encoding plastidial pyruvate kinase 1, chloroplastic-like, producing MCVICAGLINANLNSFINFVVYGSTSNDELLSCALNILLQDGEVWTFSVRAFNSTLPEHTINMNYDGFAEDVRVGDELVVDGEMVRFEVIEKIGPDVKCLCTNPGLLLPRANLTFSRNGSLVRERNAMLPTIWVSFFTFGLWVTK from the exons ATGTGTGTAATTTGCGCAGGTTTGATTAATGCAAACTTAAACAGTTTCATAAACTTTGTTGTTTATGGATCTACTTCAAATGATGAGTTGTTGTCATGTGCTTTGAATATTCTCTTGCAGGATGGTGAGGTATGGACTTTCAGTGTAAGAGCCTTTAATTCAACTCTTCCGGAACACACCATCAATATGAACTACGATGGTTTTGCTGAAG ATGTTAGAGTGGGTGATGAACTTGTAGTTGATGGAGAAATGGTTAGGTTTGAGGTGATTGAAAAGATAGGCCCAGATGTCAAGTGCCTTTGTACAAATCCTGGGCTGTTGCTGCCAAGAGCCAATTTGACATTCTCGAGGAATGGCAGTCTAGTACGTGAAAGGAATGCCATGCTACCGACAATTTGGGTTTCTTTTTTTACCTTTGGTCTTTGGGTGACAAAATGA